A portion of the Natronococcus sp. AD-5 genome contains these proteins:
- a CDS encoding amidase: MTEDLSAETLERAADRYGISLSDEARAERLQAARNRAMTANAFDVDPPTADRPAEIRDGDDPHNAFRSRFELSPTADGTLEGLEIAVKENVAVAGVETTCGSPGFAYAPPYSATVVERLRDAGAAVVGTTNMDEFAFFTTGETCAHGRTENPVVDGCVPGGSSSGSGAAVAAGLVDAAIGTDTGGSIRIPASFCGLVGVKPTHRLVSRFGVVDLSLSLDHVGPLAPDVETAAAVTAAIAGPDVADPSTHATPGIGADEFTADLEAGVDGLALGVVEESMAAVDDAVERTIEGALAELEAAGATVTRRSIDGYDLVGPAVGAITGAEFASFVANGGVQYGVGTGATAPLRDALASATDDCAFGENVQEQLHYNGALNDHFDGRHYAAAMDFRRRFTATVRELFSEVDALVTPTTPMPAPPFGTIEGMSGLLRTIGNTAPFNLTGTPAVSVPCGETEAIDGDASKPVGFQVVAAWHDEATALRVARAVETNA, translated from the coding sequence ATGACCGAGGATCTCTCAGCCGAGACGCTCGAGCGCGCCGCCGACAGGTACGGGATTTCCCTCTCCGACGAGGCGCGCGCCGAACGCCTCCAGGCCGCCAGAAACCGGGCGATGACGGCGAACGCCTTCGACGTCGATCCGCCGACGGCCGACCGGCCGGCCGAGATTCGAGACGGCGACGATCCGCACAACGCGTTCCGAAGCCGATTCGAACTCTCGCCGACGGCCGACGGGACGCTCGAGGGGCTCGAGATCGCGGTCAAGGAGAACGTCGCCGTCGCCGGCGTCGAGACGACCTGCGGCTCGCCCGGCTTCGCCTACGCGCCGCCGTACAGCGCCACGGTCGTCGAACGACTCCGCGACGCCGGCGCCGCGGTCGTCGGCACCACGAACATGGACGAGTTCGCCTTCTTCACGACCGGCGAGACCTGCGCCCACGGCCGGACCGAGAACCCCGTCGTCGACGGCTGCGTTCCGGGCGGCTCCTCGAGCGGGAGCGGCGCCGCGGTCGCCGCCGGCCTCGTCGACGCCGCGATCGGAACCGACACCGGCGGCTCGATCCGCATTCCCGCCTCGTTCTGCGGCCTCGTCGGCGTCAAGCCGACCCACCGGCTGGTCTCCCGGTTCGGCGTCGTCGACCTCTCGCTCTCGCTCGATCACGTCGGGCCGCTCGCCCCCGACGTCGAAACCGCCGCCGCGGTGACGGCCGCGATTGCCGGGCCGGACGTCGCCGATCCGTCGACGCACGCGACGCCCGGGATCGGTGCGGACGAGTTCACGGCGGATCTCGAGGCGGGCGTCGACGGCCTCGCGCTCGGCGTCGTCGAGGAATCGATGGCCGCCGTAGACGACGCCGTCGAACGGACGATAGAAGGGGCGCTCGCGGAGCTCGAGGCCGCGGGCGCGACGGTGACGCGACGCTCGATCGACGGCTACGACCTCGTCGGTCCGGCGGTCGGCGCGATCACCGGGGCGGAGTTCGCGTCGTTCGTCGCGAACGGCGGGGTCCAGTACGGCGTCGGGACGGGCGCGACGGCGCCGCTCCGCGATGCGCTCGCGTCGGCGACCGACGACTGCGCGTTCGGGGAAAACGTCCAGGAGCAGTTGCACTACAACGGCGCGCTCAACGACCACTTCGACGGTCGCCACTACGCCGCCGCGATGGACTTCCGGCGGCGGTTTACGGCGACCGTTCGCGAGCTGTTCTCCGAGGTCGACGCGCTCGTGACGCCGACGACGCCGATGCCCGCCCCGCCGTTCGGAACTATCGAGGGCATGAGCGGGCTGTTGCGAACCATCGGGAACACCGCGCCGTTCAACCTGACCGGGACGCCCGCCGTTTCGGTCCCCTGCGGCGAGACGGAGGCGATCGACGGCGACGCGTCGAAGCCGGTCGGCTTCCAGGTCGTCGCGGCCTGGCACGACGAGGCGACGGCGTTACGGGTCGCTCGGGCGGTCGAGACGAACGCGTAG
- a CDS encoding DUF1467 domain-containing protein: protein MTRPFSALRSPPLAGSVAVVAVGVAVNTGLDSPYRLLPALLLTAVGVAGVANGARDYTVDRLRLATKRWWALAFVAFLPYGLATAPENESAAAVGDAFADPIAGFVLESVAGAAVCCAVAITVLYGLATYGIHPGRPSPEERILVDGGEE, encoded by the coding sequence ATGACCCGACCGTTTTCCGCCCTCCGGTCGCCGCCGCTCGCCGGTTCCGTCGCCGTCGTCGCCGTCGGCGTCGCGGTTAATACCGGATTGGATTCGCCGTACCGGCTCCTCCCGGCCCTGCTGTTGACGGCCGTCGGCGTCGCCGGCGTGGCCAACGGCGCCCGCGACTACACCGTCGATCGGCTCCGTCTCGCGACGAAACGCTGGTGGGCGCTCGCGTTCGTCGCGTTCCTCCCGTACGGACTGGCGACGGCCCCCGAGAACGAATCCGCGGCAGCCGTCGGCGACGCGTTCGCCGACCCGATCGCCGGGTTCGTGCTCGAGTCGGTCGCCGGAGCGGCGGTCTGCTGTGCGGTGGCGATAACGGTACTGTACGGCCTCGCTACCTACGGCATCCATCCGGGACGTCCGTCTCCGGAGGAGCGCATCCTGGTCGACGGAGGCGAAGAATAG
- a CDS encoding Zn-dependent hydrolase — translation MDVSQQRLRTDLETNATFGAIDAETGRGRTVLAGTEANRAARDRFVERCEEAGLSVDVDAVGNIAAAWTPASADVDAAPVAAGSHLDSVPEGGIFDGPLGTYGALEAVRALRDGGFEPDRPIAVVCFTEEEGTRFGGGMLGSAVATGHRSVDDALALTDGEGTSLGDALESIGYRGEGRLDASAWDSFLELHVEQDTRLESAGVPVGVVTTITGISQSTARLVGEANHAGATPMDERRDALAAASEFVLELERAGRERALAGENTAVATVGGCDVRPNATNVVPGAAELGVDVRDVEHETMTAILERAERCLERIGDERGVETSFARALALEPAPMSDRCRRAFESGAADAGVEAASMHSGAAHDAMRVSRVTDAGMLFAPSRDGISHNPREWTDWEDCATATRVLAVALAQLSSE, via the coding sequence GTGGACGTCAGTCAGCAGCGACTGCGGACGGACCTCGAGACGAACGCGACCTTCGGCGCGATCGACGCCGAGACCGGCCGCGGTCGGACCGTTCTCGCGGGGACCGAGGCGAACCGGGCGGCTCGAGATCGCTTCGTCGAACGGTGTGAAGAGGCAGGGCTCTCCGTCGACGTTGACGCCGTCGGGAATATCGCGGCCGCGTGGACCCCGGCGAGCGCCGACGTCGACGCCGCGCCCGTCGCGGCCGGGAGCCACCTCGATTCGGTTCCCGAGGGCGGGATCTTCGACGGCCCGCTCGGCACCTACGGAGCACTCGAGGCCGTTCGCGCGCTCCGGGACGGCGGATTCGAACCCGACAGGCCGATCGCGGTCGTCTGTTTCACCGAAGAAGAGGGGACGCGCTTCGGCGGCGGGATGCTCGGTTCGGCGGTGGCGACCGGCCATCGGAGCGTCGACGACGCCCTCGCGCTGACCGACGGCGAGGGAACGAGCCTCGGGGACGCGCTCGAGTCGATCGGGTACCGCGGCGAGGGCCGCCTCGACGCGAGCGCGTGGGATAGCTTCCTCGAGTTGCACGTCGAACAGGATACGCGACTCGAGAGCGCCGGGGTTCCCGTCGGAGTCGTGACGACGATCACGGGGATTAGCCAGTCGACGGCGCGCCTCGTCGGCGAGGCGAACCACGCGGGCGCGACGCCGATGGACGAGCGACGCGACGCGCTGGCGGCCGCGAGCGAGTTCGTCCTCGAACTCGAGCGGGCGGGCCGCGAGCGCGCGCTCGCGGGCGAGAACACGGCCGTCGCGACCGTCGGGGGCTGCGACGTGCGACCGAACGCGACGAACGTCGTCCCCGGCGCGGCCGAACTCGGCGTCGACGTCCGCGACGTCGAGCACGAGACGATGACGGCGATCCTCGAGCGCGCCGAACGGTGTCTCGAGCGAATCGGCGACGAGCGCGGCGTCGAGACGTCGTTCGCGCGCGCCCTCGCCCTCGAACCCGCGCCGATGAGCGACCGGTGTCGACGCGCCTTCGAATCGGGCGCGGCGGACGCCGGCGTCGAGGCCGCCTCGATGCACTCCGGCGCGGCCCACGACGCGATGCGCGTCTCGCGGGTCACCGACGCCGGCATGCTCTTCGCGCCCTCCCGGGACGGCATCTCGCACAATCCGCGAGAGTGGACCGACTGGGAGGACTGCGCGACGGCGACGCGGGTGCTCGCCGTCGCGCTGGCGCAGCTCTCGAGCGAGTAG
- a CDS encoding dCTP deaminase/dUTPase family protein: MSAEHPLAEYVDNLVYEPVQAHKYGIDLTVSAIYEVAAPGRIDFGGDELEDADLEPIPTELRDPDDEYGWWVLEGGQYVFQHNEFLTELEEPLLLQPANELLARGGSHPTVQVASHLPLMPLTVAGGGLEIKENARVSTLAPIGAGRLE; encoded by the coding sequence ATGAGCGCCGAACACCCGCTCGCCGAGTACGTCGACAATCTGGTCTACGAACCGGTACAGGCCCACAAGTACGGGATCGACCTGACGGTGAGCGCGATATACGAGGTCGCCGCGCCCGGCCGCATCGACTTCGGCGGCGACGAACTCGAGGACGCCGACCTCGAGCCGATCCCCACGGAACTGCGCGACCCCGACGACGAGTACGGCTGGTGGGTCCTCGAGGGCGGCCAGTACGTCTTCCAGCACAACGAGTTCCTCACGGAGCTCGAGGAACCGCTCCTGCTCCAGCCCGCCAACGAACTGCTCGCCCGCGGCGGCTCGCACCCGACGGTGCAGGTGGCCTCGCACTTGCCCCTGATGCCGCTGACCGTCGCCGGCGGCGGGCTCGAGATCAAGGAGAACGCGCGCGTCTCGACGCTCGCACCGATCGGAGCCGGACGGCTCGAGTGA
- a CDS encoding O-methyltransferase produces the protein MTDVLSDEIVRFVRAVGPEPDETLREMDEYARAEGFPHVGPEVGAVLRFVARLADAERIFEFGSGYGYSAYWFADALPADGEIVLTEVDADELELAREYMAAGGYEGRTRYELGDALETIDDYEGPFDVVLIDHQKHRYADAFEAVRSKVPVGGVVVADNAITAGPIDFDKLLAIAEGDTPDDVDEHTQGIADYLERVTTDPAFETIVLPLGEGIAVSYRVE, from the coding sequence ATGACGGACGTCCTGTCAGACGAAATCGTTCGCTTCGTTCGCGCGGTCGGCCCCGAACCGGACGAGACGCTGCGCGAGATGGACGAGTACGCCCGCGCCGAGGGGTTCCCCCACGTCGGCCCGGAAGTCGGCGCGGTCCTCCGGTTCGTCGCCCGACTCGCCGACGCCGAGCGGATCTTCGAGTTCGGCTCCGGCTACGGCTACTCGGCGTACTGGTTCGCCGACGCCCTTCCCGCAGACGGCGAGATCGTGCTCACCGAGGTCGACGCGGACGAACTCGAGCTCGCCCGCGAGTACATGGCCGCCGGCGGCTACGAGGGCCGCACGCGGTACGAACTCGGCGACGCGCTCGAGACGATCGACGACTACGAGGGGCCGTTCGACGTCGTGCTGATCGATCACCAGAAACACCGGTACGCCGACGCCTTCGAGGCCGTCCGCTCGAAGGTTCCCGTCGGGGGCGTCGTCGTCGCGGACAACGCGATCACCGCGGGACCGATAGACTTCGATAAGCTGCTGGCGATTGCTGAAGGCGATACACCCGACGACGTCGACGAGCACACGCAGGGGATCGCCGACTACCTCGAGCGCGTCACGACGGATCCGGCGTTCGAGACGATCGTCCTCCCGCTCGGGGAAGGGATCGCGGTGAGTTACCGCGTCGAGTGA
- a CDS encoding creatininase family protein yields MFLPEQAWPDLADYVASESLAVIPLGSTEQHGPHLPEGTDYLIAEALARTATGRTGHLCTPPIPIGVSSHHRQFHGTMWVDPPVFRDYVENLSRNLTYHGIDRIVYVNAHGGNVAHLREVGRRLHDDETAFAIEWMWDESIPGLIEEVFETPGPHGGPKETAMIMHIAEELVHDDRLEEARDGGAVFDYDAERVHGATTFYDSIENSPNGVFGDQTDATPAVGERLFEAATDQLVALLEWLDGQPFDDLMPEPHLGSYPGGEG; encoded by the coding sequence ATGTTCTTACCAGAGCAGGCCTGGCCCGATCTCGCCGACTACGTCGCGAGCGAGTCGCTCGCGGTGATTCCGCTCGGGTCGACCGAACAACACGGGCCGCACCTGCCCGAGGGCACCGACTATCTGATCGCGGAGGCGCTCGCTCGAACGGCGACCGGCCGTACCGGGCACCTCTGTACGCCGCCGATCCCGATCGGCGTCAGCTCTCACCACCGGCAGTTCCACGGGACGATGTGGGTCGACCCGCCGGTGTTTCGCGATTACGTGGAGAATCTCTCGCGCAATCTCACCTACCACGGCATCGACCGGATCGTCTACGTCAACGCTCACGGCGGCAACGTCGCCCACCTCCGCGAGGTCGGCCGCCGACTACACGACGACGAGACCGCCTTCGCTATCGAGTGGATGTGGGACGAATCGATCCCCGGACTCATCGAGGAAGTTTTCGAAACGCCCGGCCCCCACGGCGGCCCGAAGGAGACGGCGATGATCATGCACATCGCCGAGGAACTCGTCCACGACGACCGCCTCGAGGAGGCTCGCGACGGCGGCGCGGTCTTCGATTACGACGCCGAGCGCGTCCACGGCGCGACGACGTTCTACGATTCGATCGAGAACAGCCCAAACGGCGTCTTCGGCGATCAGACCGACGCGACGCCCGCCGTCGGCGAACGGCTCTTCGAAGCCGCGACCGACCAGTTGGTCGCGCTGCTCGAATGGCTCGACGGCCAGCCGTTCGACGACCTGATGCCGGAGCCTCACCTCGGCTCCTATCCCGGAGGCGAGGGCTAG
- the nikR gene encoding nickel-responsive transcriptional regulator NikR yields the protein MAVVSVSMPDELLERLDQFADEHGYTGRSEVVREASRNLLGEFEDTRLEDHDLMGIVTVLFDYETTSVEERMMHLRHEHEDLVASNFHSHVGDHYCMELFVLEGELEDISTFVGKIRATKDALTVDYSVTPVDSFDPISQEGSNQ from the coding sequence ATGGCAGTCGTCAGCGTCTCGATGCCGGACGAACTCCTCGAGCGACTCGACCAGTTCGCCGACGAACACGGCTACACCGGCCGCAGCGAGGTCGTCCGCGAGGCCTCCCGCAACCTCCTCGGCGAGTTCGAGGACACTCGCCTCGAGGACCACGATCTGATGGGAATCGTCACCGTGTTATTCGACTACGAGACGACGAGCGTCGAAGAGCGAATGATGCACCTGCGTCACGAACACGAGGACCTCGTCGCGTCGAACTTCCACAGCCACGTCGGCGACCACTACTGTATGGAGTTGTTCGTCCTCGAGGGCGAACTCGAGGATATTTCGACGTTCGTCGGAAAGATTCGGGCGACGAAGGACGCGCTGACCGTCGACTACTCCGTGACGCCGGTCGACAGTTTCGACCCAATTTCACAAGAGGGAAGTAATCAGTAG
- a CDS encoding cupin domain-containing protein, with product MSYRKVNYEDVDQVSSAMHFLSDPLETEQVGVTVARCDPDWKSQPHDHADNEHEEVYVLIEGEATVVIDDEPVEMETGDALWIPPESTRQIRNGDRESAFVLVSAPGIADEESEDGDWLLSGFAG from the coding sequence ATGTCTTACCGGAAGGTCAATTACGAGGACGTCGATCAGGTCTCGAGTGCGATGCACTTTCTCAGCGACCCGCTCGAGACGGAGCAGGTCGGTGTGACGGTCGCACGCTGCGACCCGGACTGGAAGAGTCAGCCACACGACCACGCGGACAACGAACACGAGGAGGTGTACGTCCTCATCGAGGGCGAAGCGACGGTCGTCATCGACGACGAACCCGTCGAGATGGAGACGGGTGATGCGCTGTGGATCCCGCCGGAATCGACGCGCCAGATCCGCAACGGCGACCGCGAGAGCGCGTTCGTCCTCGTGAGCGCGCCGGGGATCGCCGACGAGGAGAGCGAGGACGGCGACTGGTTGCTCTCCGGGTTCGCCGGGTGA
- a CDS encoding HalX domain-containing protein: MGDEQTVLVVDDESQLADLFATWLTSNWTTETAYDGTEALEKMDAAVDVVLLDRRMPGLSGDDVLEKVRAQGYGCRVIMVTAVDPDFDIIEMGFDDYLVKPVSKNELLELVAEVAGRSEYESAIRDYYALVSKKALLESEKGDHELADSDEYRDLRERIEDLEQRLDETVGELSTHDEFVGAFEDLRSEY; this comes from the coding sequence ATGGGTGACGAGCAGACCGTGCTCGTCGTCGACGACGAGTCGCAGCTTGCGGACCTCTTTGCGACGTGGCTCACCTCGAACTGGACGACGGAGACGGCCTACGACGGGACGGAAGCGCTCGAGAAAATGGACGCGGCGGTCGACGTCGTTCTCCTGGACCGCCGGATGCCGGGGCTCTCCGGCGACGACGTCCTCGAGAAGGTCCGTGCGCAGGGGTACGGCTGCCGCGTCATCATGGTGACGGCGGTCGATCCCGACTTCGACATCATCGAGATGGGGTTCGACGACTACCTCGTCAAGCCCGTCTCGAAGAACGAACTCCTCGAACTGGTCGCGGAGGTCGCCGGCCGCTCGGAGTACGAGTCGGCCATCCGGGACTACTACGCGCTCGTCTCGAAGAAAGCGTTACTCGAGTCCGAGAAGGGAGACCACGAACTCGCGGACAGCGACGAGTACCGGGACCTCCGTGAGCGGATCGAGGATCTCGAGCAGCGTCTCGACGAGACGGTCGGCGAACTATCGACGCACGACGAGTTCGTCGGCGCGTTCGAGGACCTCCGGTCCGAATACTGA
- a CDS encoding enoyl-CoA hydratase-related protein, whose product MALGEAVLLEIEGEGAATVTLDQPDRRNALSREVGAGIVEALDEIEGSDARCVVIEGSGGSFSAGGDVEAMVEGIRSEMPLDERVRTLERTTNETIARLVEFPLPTIALVDGPAVGAGANLALACDIQLATEEAAFGFVFRQVGLSVDAGTSYLLPRVVGENVAKELVLTGDVVGADRAADLGLVNHVYADEEFDERVDEFVEKIVSGPPIAMRQTKRLVGEGLEKSIERALVDEATAQGIVFETDDHEEGVTAFFENREPEFEGR is encoded by the coding sequence ATGGCGCTCGGCGAGGCAGTCCTCCTCGAGATCGAAGGCGAGGGCGCGGCGACGGTCACCCTAGACCAGCCGGATCGGCGGAACGCGCTCTCGCGGGAGGTCGGCGCGGGCATCGTCGAGGCGTTAGACGAGATCGAGGGGAGCGACGCGCGCTGCGTCGTGATCGAGGGCTCCGGCGGCTCGTTCTCGGCCGGCGGCGACGTCGAGGCGATGGTCGAGGGAATACGGTCGGAGATGCCGCTCGACGAGCGCGTCCGTACGCTGGAGCGGACGACGAACGAGACGATCGCACGGCTGGTCGAGTTCCCGCTTCCGACGATCGCGCTCGTCGACGGCCCCGCCGTCGGCGCGGGGGCGAACCTGGCGCTGGCCTGCGATATCCAACTCGCGACCGAGGAGGCCGCCTTCGGCTTCGTCTTCCGGCAGGTCGGGTTGAGCGTCGACGCCGGCACCTCCTATCTGCTACCGCGGGTCGTCGGCGAGAACGTCGCGAAGGAACTCGTCCTCACCGGCGACGTCGTCGGCGCGGATCGCGCCGCCGATCTGGGACTCGTCAATCACGTCTACGCCGACGAGGAGTTCGACGAGCGGGTCGATGAGTTCGTCGAGAAGATCGTCTCCGGTCCGCCGATCGCGATGCGACAGACGAAACGGCTCGTCGGCGAGGGACTCGAGAAGTCGATCGAACGGGCGCTGGTCGACGAGGCGACCGCGCAGGGGATCGTCTTCGAGACCGACGACCACGAGGAGGGCGTCACCGCGTTCTTCGAGAATCGCGAGCCCGAGTTCGAGGGCCGGTAG
- a CDS encoding mechanosensitive ion channel family protein — protein MVQLQPVQQVQVPPWLQDPVADLITFLPRLVGALVILFIGWIIGRLAAGVVRRLADGVELDRMVLETPLGRILGGTERAVSAAFGKLAKWFVYALAILAAANALAIPLLSQWINTAVTYLPAFIAGLLVIVLGFVVADFIGDIIERTQAATESAYTGWFANGARLFLYFTAIVIGLDTMGINVNILYVFARALAWGLAAAVAIGVGVAFGWGGKDYVSENIDRWMGRTASVTPDEGAGSGGSRDRSRGQTRGADRESGSEPGPGPSDEDD, from the coding sequence ATGGTACAGTTACAACCCGTCCAACAGGTACAGGTCCCCCCGTGGCTACAAGATCCCGTCGCGGACCTCATCACGTTCCTTCCGCGCCTCGTCGGCGCGCTGGTGATCCTCTTCATCGGCTGGATCATCGGTCGCCTCGCCGCGGGCGTCGTCCGGCGCCTCGCCGACGGCGTCGAACTCGACCGCATGGTTCTCGAGACGCCGCTCGGACGCATACTCGGCGGCACGGAACGGGCAGTCTCGGCCGCGTTCGGTAAGCTGGCGAAGTGGTTCGTCTACGCCCTCGCGATCCTGGCGGCGGCGAACGCCCTCGCGATCCCGCTGCTCTCGCAGTGGATCAACACCGCGGTAACCTACCTGCCGGCTTTCATCGCGGGGCTGCTCGTCATCGTCCTCGGCTTCGTCGTCGCCGACTTCATCGGTGACATCATCGAACGGACGCAGGCGGCGACCGAATCCGCGTACACCGGCTGGTTCGCCAACGGCGCCCGGCTGTTCCTCTACTTCACGGCGATCGTCATCGGTCTCGACACGATGGGGATCAACGTCAACATCCTCTACGTCTTCGCGCGAGCGCTCGCGTGGGGACTCGCCGCGGCCGTCGCAATCGGCGTCGGCGTCGCGTTCGGCTGGGGCGGCAAGGACTACGTCTCCGAGAACATCGATCGCTGGATGGGACGTACCGCTAGCGTGACGCCCGACGAAGGAGCCGGATCCGGCGGATCGAGGGATCGATCCCGCGGCCAGACTCGCGGCGCCGACCGCGAATCCGGATCCGAACCCGGCCCCGGTCCGAGCGACGAAGACGACTGA
- a CDS encoding acyl-CoA dehydrogenase family protein: protein MDLLDDSIVPEHARDVKAEAREFARERIEPNAQEYFQSGEYPHDVLEAGQEANLVAQDIPEEWGGRGLDLPQLLALAEEFYRADAGIALTLQLASFGCEITYEYGSDEQCERYVRPVAEGDQISGLAVSEPETGSDLAGMRTRAEKSEAQSASERSSAERSSADRSSGLRGGEAASNGTAKPSPRPREDGAAAEKEGDEYVINGEKYWIGNGVEADWITVYARTGDDEDDRYGNHSMFIVPTDTEGYEAEHIPEKMAMRASKQAHITFDDCRIPESNLIGYEGAGFTMLADFFNRGRVIVAGHGLGLAAAAIEEAWEFTHDREEFGRTISEFQAVQHGLADMLIGFESARTLTWRACEKVERRENAGYWAALAKTAATEAAVDVSERGMQFHGGRSILDERRIARVYRDARIPVIYEGANEIQRNLIYGQAP, encoded by the coding sequence ATGGATCTGCTGGACGACAGCATCGTTCCGGAGCACGCACGCGACGTCAAGGCCGAGGCTCGCGAGTTCGCTCGCGAACGGATCGAACCCAACGCCCAGGAGTACTTTCAATCGGGCGAGTATCCCCACGACGTTCTCGAGGCGGGCCAGGAGGCGAACCTCGTCGCCCAGGACATTCCGGAGGAGTGGGGCGGCCGGGGGCTGGATCTCCCGCAGCTGCTCGCGCTCGCCGAGGAGTTCTACCGGGCCGACGCCGGAATCGCGCTGACGCTGCAGCTCGCGAGCTTCGGCTGCGAGATCACCTACGAGTACGGCTCCGACGAGCAGTGCGAGCGGTACGTTCGCCCGGTGGCGGAAGGAGACCAGATTTCCGGCCTCGCGGTCTCGGAACCCGAGACGGGGAGCGATCTCGCGGGAATGCGAACCCGGGCCGAGAAGAGCGAGGCGCAAAGTGCCTCGGAACGGAGTAGCGCGGAACGGAGTTCCGCGGACCGTTCGAGCGGGCTGCGAGGCGGCGAAGCCGCCTCGAACGGGACGGCGAAGCCGTCCCCCCGCCCGCGAGAAGACGGCGCAGCCGCGGAGAAGGAGGGAGACGAGTACGTCATCAACGGCGAGAAGTACTGGATCGGCAACGGCGTCGAGGCCGACTGGATCACGGTGTACGCGCGAACTGGCGACGACGAGGACGACCGCTACGGCAATCACTCGATGTTCATCGTCCCGACCGATACCGAGGGGTACGAGGCCGAGCACATTCCCGAAAAGATGGCGATGCGCGCCTCCAAGCAGGCCCACATCACGTTCGACGACTGCCGCATCCCGGAATCGAACCTGATCGGCTACGAGGGAGCCGGGTTCACGATGCTCGCGGACTTCTTCAACCGCGGCCGCGTGATCGTCGCGGGTCACGGCCTCGGTCTCGCCGCCGCCGCCATCGAGGAAGCCTGGGAGTTCACTCACGACCGCGAGGAGTTCGGCCGGACGATCAGCGAGTTCCAGGCGGTCCAGCACGGTCTCGCGGACATGCTCATCGGCTTCGAAAGCGCGCGAACGCTCACCTGGCGCGCGTGCGAAAAGGTCGAACGGCGGGAGAACGCCGGATACTGGGCTGCGCTAGCCAAGACGGCGGCGACGGAGGCGGCCGTCGACGTCTCGGAGCGGGGGATGCAGTTCCACGGCGGCCGATCGATCCTCGACGAGCGCCGGATCGCCCGCGTCTACCGGGATGCGCGAATCCCCGTCATCTACGAGGGTGCAAACGAGATTCAGCGCAACCTGATCTACGGACAGGCACCGTGA